One Punica granatum isolate Tunisia-2019 chromosome 3, ASM765513v2, whole genome shotgun sequence genomic window carries:
- the LOC116199940 gene encoding nodulin-related protein 1-like codes for MEPSFPHGGDPSKHQHHPPKSSSELLSSAKLVAGAAQSTFAHKSDAVDKARVADAAADLLGAASHYGKLEEKSFGKYVDKAETYLHQYHSSHSSHSSTPAAAGEHGHSAPAASHKPSESSGSEGGYGDYLKMAQGFLKKH; via the coding sequence ATGGAGCCTTCCTTTCCCCACGGTGGCGACCCCAGCAAGCACCAGCACCACCCCCCCAAGTCCTCCAGCGAGCTCCTCTCCAGCGCCAAGCTGGTGGCGGGGGCGGCTCAGTCCACGTTCGCCCACAAGTCCGACGCGGTCGACAAGGCCAGGGTCGCCGACGCTGCCGCAGACCTCCTCGGGGCCGCCTCTCACTACGGCAAGCTCGAGGAGAAGAGCTTCGGGAAGTACGTTGACAAGGCTGAGACGTACCTCCACCAGTACCACTCTTCCCACTCCTCCCACTCGTCCACCCCCGCTGCTGCCGGAGAACACGGCCACTCTGCCCCCGCGGCCTCCCACAAGCCGTCGGAGTCATCCGGCAGCGAAGGCGGGTACGGGGATTACTTGAAGATGGCTCAAGGTTTCCTCAAGAAGCACTAG
- the LOC116199876 gene encoding heparanase-like protein 1 codes for MGRRRSKDDREHFVGNWDPQNARDFMSYTISKGYEIDSYELGNELCGSGVSGRIDADQYGKDMITLNELVKELYPNGSQRPKVLGPAGFFDRKWFETFLQISGPNVVHGLTHHIYNLGAGVDLALIDKIQDPYFLDQVAQTYRNIWMTTKTFGPWAGAWVGESGGAYNSGGKDVSHTFVDGFWYLDQLGMTSTFDHKVFCRQALIGGNYGLLNTTTFIPNPDYYGALLWHRLMGKEVLSTTHDGSPYLRAYSHCSKNKDGGVSMILINMSNSTSFDVSIINDMNFYLDSHNKEADSGPEPREEYHLTPEGGNIQSDVVLLNGTPLKLTESQDIPEMNPKLANPSYPIHIAPDSIVFVTLKGFRAPACVEDQ; via the exons ATGGGGAGGAGAAGATCCAAGGACGATCGCGAGCATTTTGTAGGTAACTGGGACCCGCAGAATGCTCGTGATTTTATGAGCTACACCATCTCGAAAGGATACGAGATCGACTCCTATGAGCTCG GAAATGAGCTGTGTGGGTCCGGGGTTTCGGGAAGAATAGATGCGGACCAGTACGGAAAGGACATGATTACCCTCAATGAGCTGGTGAAGGAACTGTACCCAAATGGGTCCCAAAGGCCCAAGGTGCTGGGCCCAGCTGGGTTCTTCGATCGGAAGTGGTTCGAGACCTTCCTTCAGATCTCGGGCCCAAATGTTGTTCATGGGCTCACCCACCACATCTACAACCTTGGTGCAG GCGTTGACTTGGCTCTTATAGACAAAATCCAGGATCCGTATTTCCTGGACCAGGTAGCCCAAACATATAGGAACATATGGATGACGACGAAGACGTTTGGGCCATGGGCTGGGGCTTGGGTCGGAGAGTCTGGTGGAGCCTACAACAGCGGCGGCAAAGATGTTTCCCACACTTTTGTGGATGGCTTCTG GTACTTGGATCAACTCGGCATGACCTCAACCTTCGATCATAAGGTTTTTTGTAGGCAGGCGCTGATCGGAGGCAACTACGGTCTCCTCAACACCACCACCTTCATTCCAAATCCCGATTACTATGG TGCACTCTTATGGCATCGGCTAATGGGAAAAGAAGTCCTCTCCACCACTCACGATGGCTCTCCATACTTGCGGGCCTATTCTCATTGCTCAAAGAATAAG GATGGCGGCGTCAGCATGATTCTGATCAACATGTCGAACTCAACTTCCTTCGATGTCTCGATCATCAATGACATGAACTTCTACCTAGACTCTCACAATAAGGAGGCTGATTCAGGCCCGGAGCCAAGGGAGGAGTACCACTTGACCCCAGAGGGCGGCAACATCCAGAGCGATGTGGTCCTCTTGAATGGAACTCCACTAAAGCTCACGGAATCCCAAGACATCCCCGAGATGAACCCGAAGCTCGCCAACCCTTCGTATCCGATCCACATCGCACCTGATTCCATTGTCTTCGTGACCCTGAAAGGCTTCAGGGCCCCCGCTTGTGTTGAAGACCAGTAA